Part of the Sinorhizobium terangae genome is shown below.
ATCCGGCCGGCCAGGCGCTCGCCGGCACCATCCTCGCCAAGGGAGGCAACGGCGTGATCTATCCCTCGGCCCGCCACCCCGAGGGCGAATGCCTCGCCGTGTTCCGCCCCTCCGTCATCCAGAACATCCGCCAGGGCCGCACGATAACCTTCGAATGGACAGGCTCGCCGGCGCCCCGCATCTTGTCCCAGATGTAAGGCCTAGGCGGCGAGAAACGCACGGGCAAAGCCCGGTTCCGTGACCTGGATCGATCCTTCGGGGAGCTTCAAGGTCCGCTCTACGGCCAGACCATAGCTTTGCATCCAGCTATCGAGCATGGCCGCCGCGCTCTCGACGTCGCCGGCTTCCGCCTGCTGCAGGGCGCGGTGCATGACCTTGGCGACACCCAGTCGTAGGTTAAGCAGCATCAGCGCCATCGCTTCGGGATCGGGCGCATCGAGGCTTCCCTCCTCTTGGCCACGCCGCAGGATTTCGGTCATGAACGGCAGGGTGACGGCGGTCAACGCCTCGTCGATGCGGTGGTAAAGCACGATGTTTTCCGGCTTGAACAGCGCATTGAAGGTGTTCTTCAATTGCGGGGCCATGTCCACCTTCATGCGCCGGGAGCTGGCAAAAAGCGCGTTCAGGCGGCCAACGGCGTCGAGCGATGGATCTTCGAGAAGCGGCCGCATTTCGTCCAGGCTCTGGCGGGCCATTCGCGCCGCCACCGCCTCCAGCAGCGCCTCTTTCGACGCGAAGTAGTGGTAGAAGGCACCCTTGGACAGGCCCACCTCCCGGATGACGTCATTGACAGTCGTATTCTCGTATCCGTGTTCGAAAAAGAGACGCTGCGCGCAATCGATCAGCTCATTCGTTCGAACATCCGGCGATTTTTTAATTCGAGCCATCGGTCGTCCTGGAATGGGAGCGTTAGCGATATCGGGCCGCGCGAAACCCGCAGTGGAAGTATGACTTGATAATAGACCGACGGTCGGTCTATTACTAGAGTGCGTCTGCGTTAAAGTGGAATGCTCCAGATCAAAGTCTTCTGCGCCGTTTGCGCGTTTAGATCGGCAAGGCGCAAGGCATTCGGGTTCGTGGAGAGATTCGTGCGGTTGAAGCGTTACGCAATCGGTATTGCAATGGCCGCGGCGGTGGGTGCGGCGGCTTATTGGTACATCTCCCGTCCGGCACCCGTGACCGTGGTCAAGCCCAAGCGTGGCGATGCGGCCGAAATCGTCTATGCGAGCGGCGTCGTGGAACCTCGCATCTGGGCCAAGGTTACCCCTACCGTGCGCGAGCGGATCGTCGAACAGTGCAATTGCGAGGGGGAGCGCGTGGAAAAGGACCATGTGCTCGCACGCCTCGACGACACTGAGGCGCGCGCCACGCGCGGTGAACTCCAGGCGCGGCTGTCGCTGGCGCAGGAGGAGTATCGCCGCAAGCTCGCGCTTTCGGCACGCAACACGGCCAGCGTCCAGGAGGTCGACAGGGCCCGTACCGAAGTGGCGCAATTGGAAGCGCTGGTGGCCGCCCAGCAGGCGCGGCTCGCGAATTACGTGCTGCGCGCGCCGAGCGCCGGCCAGGTGCTGCGCCAGGATGGTGAGATCGGCGAGGTCGCGGAGCTCGGGACCGTGCTCTTCTGGGTCGGCGAACCGAAGCCCCTGATCGTCACGGCCGAAGTGAACGAGGAGGACATCCCGCGCGTCGAGGTGGGCCAGCGGGCGCTGCTGCGGTCCGACGCGTTTCCCGGGCGTGAGTTGGAGGCGGTCGTCGACATCATCACGCCGAAGGGCGATCCGGTGACGAAGACCTACCGCGTCCGCTTCCGCCTGCCCGACGACACGCCGCTCAGGATCGGCATGTCCACCGATGTCAACGTGATCGTGCGCCAGTCGCCGGACACGTTGATCCTTCCCTCGGGCGCCATCAGCGGCAAGCGTGTCGCCGTGGTCGAGGGAGGTGACGTGCGCTTGCGCGAGATCGAAACCGGCATACGCGGCACGGGCGGCGTCGAGGTACTTTCGGGACTTGAGGAAACGGCACAGGTCATCTCCCCCTTCCCCGCCGAGCTTGCCGAGGGCACGCGCGTGACCATTGCGGGAGGCAGCGGGAACTGAGGCCATCATGCATCTTATCCTCGATATCGCATGGACGCACATCGCCGGTCGCGGACGCCAGACCGCCGTCGCGATAGTCGGCGTGGCGGTCGGCGTCGGCTTCTCCATCGCGATGGCGGCGCTGATGCAGGGCGGCCAGGACGATTTCGTCCGCCAGCTCGTCGACACCATGCCGCATGTCGAGGTCAGCGACGAACAGCGCTCGGCGCGCCGGCAGCCGGCGGAAGACGTCTTCGAGGTCGCCGCCATATCGGGCTTGCGGCCGCGCGACGACCGCCGCGGCATCATCAACCCGACGGCGGCGCAAGCGTGGCTCGAGGAATGGATACCGGGACGGTTCGCCGCAACGCTCCACGCCGAGGGCGTCATCCGCTATTCCGGCCGCGAGGTGGGCGCCGTGGTGATCGGCATCGATCCGGAACGGGAAGCAAGCGTCTCGCCAATCGTCGAGGATTTCCGCGAAGGGAGCTTCGCCGCGCTCACCGCCGGCGGCAACAATGTCGTGATCGGCGATACCATGGCTTCGAGACTTGGCGCCGGGCTTGGCGATACCATCACCGCGGTATCGTCCGAGGGTCTTACCCGCAACTTCAAGATCGTCGGGCTGTTTCACACCGGGACCACCGCGCGCGACGAAGGCGAGGCCTATGTGTTGCAGAAGAATGCGCAGATCCTTTCTAACCGGCCGAACGCGATCAACCGGATCAGCGTCAAGCTCGACGATCCGAATGCCGCGCCCGCGATTGCACGGCGCGTCGAGGCGGAACTCGGCTACAAGGCGGTTGCCTGGCAGGAAGCGAACGAATCCATCCTGGAGGCGCTCGTGGTGCGCAACATCATCATGTATACGGTCGTGGCGGCCATCATGCTGGTCGCCGGCTTCGGCATCTTCAACATCATCTCGACCATCACCCACGAGAAGGCGCGCGACATCGCGATCATGAAATCGCTCGGCTTCTCGGAGGCCGACATGCAGCGCCTCTTCGTTCTCGAAGGGCTCGCAATCGGCGGCGCGGGTTCGCTCTTCGGCTGGGCGCTCGGATTTTCCATCACCTATGCGCTTTCCCTCGTGCACTTCGAAATTGCCGCAACCGGCCAGGAAATGACGCGGCTGCCGATCGCCTGGAGCATGCTCCACTACCTGATCGCGACAGCCTCCGCGCTAGGCTCTGCGGCGGTCGCCGGCTACCTGC
Proteins encoded:
- a CDS encoding TetR/AcrR family transcriptional regulator, whose amino-acid sequence is MARIKKSPDVRTNELIDCAQRLFFEHGYENTTVNDVIREVGLSKGAFYHYFASKEALLEAVAARMARQSLDEMRPLLEDPSLDAVGRLNALFASSRRMKVDMAPQLKNTFNALFKPENIVLYHRIDEALTAVTLPFMTEILRRGQEEGSLDAPDPEAMALMLLNLRLGVAKVMHRALQQAEAGDVESAAAMLDSWMQSYGLAVERTLKLPEGSIQVTEPGFARAFLAA
- a CDS encoding efflux RND transporter periplasmic adaptor subunit; its protein translation is MAAAVGAAAYWYISRPAPVTVVKPKRGDAAEIVYASGVVEPRIWAKVTPTVRERIVEQCNCEGERVEKDHVLARLDDTEARATRGELQARLSLAQEEYRRKLALSARNTASVQEVDRARTEVAQLEALVAAQQARLANYVLRAPSAGQVLRQDGEIGEVAELGTVLFWVGEPKPLIVTAEVNEEDIPRVEVGQRALLRSDAFPGRELEAVVDIITPKGDPVTKTYRVRFRLPDDTPLRIGMSTDVNVIVRQSPDTLILPSGAISGKRVAVVEGGDVRLREIETGIRGTGGVEVLSGLEETAQVISPFPAELAEGTRVTIAGGSGN
- a CDS encoding ABC transporter permease, giving the protein MHLILDIAWTHIAGRGRQTAVAIVGVAVGVGFSIAMAALMQGGQDDFVRQLVDTMPHVEVSDEQRSARRQPAEDVFEVAAISGLRPRDDRRGIINPTAAQAWLEEWIPGRFAATLHAEGVIRYSGREVGAVVIGIDPEREASVSPIVEDFREGSFAALTAGGNNVVIGDTMASRLGAGLGDTITAVSSEGLTRNFKIVGLFHTGTTARDEGEAYVLQKNAQILSNRPNAINRISVKLDDPNAAPAIARRVEAELGYKAVAWQEANESILEALVVRNIIMYTVVAAIMLVAGFGIFNIISTITHEKARDIAIMKSLGFSEADMQRLFVLEGLAIGGAGSLFGWALGFSITYALSLVHFEIAATGQEMTRLPIAWSMLHYLIATASALGSAAVAGYLPARRAAHLNPVDIIRGAT